In the Rhinopithecus roxellana isolate Shanxi Qingling chromosome 16, ASM756505v1, whole genome shotgun sequence genome, ttacaggcatgagccaccgcacccagtctttactttttataatagTATAATTGGTTCTGAAGAGAAAAGGTGAATTTATACAACATGCAAAATCTAGTATGGCGGTACTCAGcacaatataaagaaaagatagaCTTAGAAAGCAGTTAAGTGTGTGGCTAGCAAAACAACATCAATATTGTATACCAAAAAGGGAATGCTAGAAATACATTTAGGAACTTAAAGGCTAAGCCTGGTAAGAAGCTTTACCATAAGCTTGTACGTCTGAGGCCTATTGCAGGCTAAACAAAATCGGTGAATTCTACGCTAGCAGATGCAGACCTCGTAATGTTACCCATCTCAACAACTTTGAAGCATAGTTAAAACTCAACTAAGTGACAAAGATAGTACCACAAATCAGTGAGGAAATGATGGATTATGCAATTAATGTGTTGAAACATCTGgataaaagcttggaaaataaaGTTGTTAGGCCCCTACTTCACTCTTTACATCGAAATTAATTTCTGatgttaaaaactataaaaagaaaatttttaattacagAGAGCTGAAGCCTTTTCTAATAATACACAACACCCAGAAGtcacaaaataaagatttttacatgggaaaaatatcaaaggaaaaactgaaaaaaaaaatgcaatccaTATCACAAGTAAAGGGtcttttttcataatatattaagctctcctacaaatcaataagaaaaatgtaaacaattcaATGGAAAATATAGGCAAAGTAGATGAACAGttcccagaaaaagaaatagctttTAATCACATGAAAAAGTTCAatcacatttttaagaaatacaaattaaccCACACATCATTTTCACTTATAAAATTGTAGAGTTCAAAAAGTGTGATAAGACATTCTCAACCATTGATGGTGAAGTGTAAATTGGTAAAACTTTTATGGAGAGAAATTTGGCACTACTaatcaaaattacaaatgtacAATGTTTGACCTAGTAATCTCACCTCTAAGAATTTATCCTTCATGTATCTTGAACATGTGTAAAGTGTTATACATAAAAGGTATTTGTTGCATAATTGTCTATAAAAGCAAAGGTAGAAACATCCTGAATGTCTGTTATTAGGAGACTGCTCagtggctatttttaaaataaggtagaTTTTTGTGTTCAAATATGAAAACATCTTTTATACGGTCAACTGGAAAAGGCAAAGTATATAGCATTCTATGATTTCTATTAATAATGAAGAAGTATTGACATGATGGATAAAGGTATTGACATGATGGATGCTTGTATATGTTTAGAATATTTCTGGAAGGATAGCCAAAAGGTAGTAATAGTGGTTGCTTCCTTGAGGTACACATGATGGCTTGAAATTATGGTTGGGAAACACATAAACTTTCTACTGTAATATGCCTTTctaccttaaaaatttttttatcatgaatttgTATTAGCTATgcaaaataaattgaatcaaAAAACCTATTCCCTGCTCAAAGCAAATCCCTCCCGCTTCTCTGCTCCCCAGTATTTTTTAGTGCATCTTTTGTTATCCTTGCATGTTTATATCCCCAGGAGTTCTTCGAGTGCTACAACTGTGTGTCCATCGTGTTTGCATATCCAGCATTTGCACGGTGCCTTAATCATGAAAAGCGATTTTTTTATAAGTGATGTTTTGAAGGATGAAGAAGACCCTTTTTTTGGGTGGAAGTCAGGCTCCCTTTAAATATGACCGAATACAGTTGAGCAGAATTGCGAGGCCCTAAAACATCTTCCTACTATTCCTGGAATTCAAGGTAGAATTCTTGAAACATCCCTATTCTTTAAGAGAAAGGGATGAgacaaaaaggagagagagagaatctgaaGCTGACTTAAAGATCTGACTGGACTTCAGAGCAGTGCCCCAGGGAgaatccatttgaaaaaaaaaaaaatgtgatcatGTGAATGGACAAAAAGGAGATGGCTTTAGATCTTATATGCTCTAAACAAAGAGTTATGCTGAGAGGGAAACTGACTTGTCATGAAGTCAGCTTTCCTCTGTTGCTATTTGTCATCCCTGTTAATGGTGAGTTTACCTAGGGCAGAGGCCACCGTCTCAACCATGAAGCTGAAGACAGGCATCTGTATTCTAAAGCTAATTCAGTTGATTTCATCTCAGCACACATACACTGAGCACTTCCTAAGAGCAAGGTTGACTGACATTTTTATTAGCAATAATCGCTGCCTTCTTCTGATTCTTTAGCGATTTAATACCACATAATCGTCCTCTACGTCACAGGGTCAAGGGAGTGGGGGAGGAAATGGGCTAAGAGGTTCTAAATCCCTCCTAACACTTGCTTCTTCCCAATCAGCAAGATTAGAGCAGTCAACAGCTGACTGCGTTCAGACCCTGCAGGCTGGGCTGGCCTGCCCAGGACCTGAGGACGGGCAGCTCCGGTGGCAGTATCTGGGCCCCTAGGTGTGCTGGTCCAGGCTGGCCTCTCTAAGATAGTGCAGGCCACATGATCCATCCTCCTAGAGGCAGTGAGCAGGTTAGGGCCTCTACGACAACCAGGAGGAAAAAGCAAGGAGTCCACTTTCCGCAGCCATGCTGAAACAGAGCGAGAGGAGACGGTCCTGGAGCTACAAGCCCTGGAACACCACGGAGAATGAGGGCAGCCAACACCGCAGGAGCGTTTGCTCCCTGGGGGCCCATTCTGGCTCCCAAGCCAGCATCCAAGGCTGGACAGAAGGCAACTATAACTACTACATCGAGGAAGACGAAGATGGGGAGGAGGACCAGTGTAAGGATGACCTGGCAGAGGAGGACCAGCGGGCAGAGGAGGTCACCACCGCCAAGCCTGAAGGCCCCAGCGACCTTCCGGCCCTGTTGTCCACGCTGAATGTGAATGTGGGCGGCCACAGCTACCAACTGGACTACTGCGAGCTGGCCAGCTTCCCCAAGACGCGCCTAGGTCGTCTGGCCACCTCCACCAGCCGCAGCCGCCAACTAAGCCTGTGCGACGACTACGAGGAGCAGACAGACGAATACTTCTTCGACCGCGACCCCGCTGTCTTCCAGTTGGTCTACAATTTCTACTTGTCCGGGGTGCTGCTGGTGCTCGACGAGCTGTGTCCACGCTGCTTCCTGGAGGAGCTGGGCTACTGGGGTGTGCGGCTCAAGTACACGCCGCGCTGCTGCCGCATTTGCTTCGAGGAGCGGCGCGACGAGCTGAGCGAACAGCTCAAGATCCAGCGCGAGTTGCGCGCCCAGGCGCaggtggaggaggcagaggagctcTTCCGCGACATGCGCTTCTACGGGCCGCAGAGGCGCCGCCTCTGGAACCTCATGGAGAAGCCATTCTCCTCGGTGGCCGCCAAGGCCATTGGGGTGGCCTCCAGCATCTTCGTGCTCGTCTCTGTGGTAGCGCTGGCGCTCAACACCGTTGAGGAGATGCAGCAGCACTCGGAGCAGGACGAGGGCGGCCCAGACCTGCGGTCCATCCTGGAGCACGTGGAGATGCTGTGCATAGGCTTCTTCACGCTCGAGTACCTGCTGCGCCTCGCCTCCACACCCGACCTGAGGCGCTTCGCGCGCAGCGCCCTCAACCTGGTGGACCTGGTGGCCATCCTGCCGCTCTACCTTCAGCTGCTGCTTGAGTGTTTCACGGGCGAGGACCACCAACGCGGCCAGACGGTGGGCAGCGTGGGTAAGGTGGGTCAGGTGTTGCGCGTCATGCGCCTCATGCGCATCTTCCGCATCCTCAAGCTGGCGCGCCACTCCACCGGACTGCGCGCCTTCGGCTTCACGCTGCGCCAGTGCTACCAGCAGGTGGGCTGCCTGCTGCTCTTCATCGCCATGGGCATCTTCACTTTCTCTGCAGCCGTCTACTCTGTGGAGCACGATGTGCCCAGCACCAACTTCACCACCATCCCCCACTCCTGGTGGTGGGCCGCGGTGAGTACCTTGGCTCTGGGCTTTCCCATCCTCTTCCCCAGCCCGGTGAGCTGTTCCTCCCTTCCCTGGTTGTCAGCCACCAGGCTCTGGCTTCtgatcctcttcttcctcctcacccCCAATTGCTGCATACAGTTAACAAAACGGCAGTGGATGTCAAAGTGTTGGAAAGACAATCTCAGAGGTTCAGTAAGTAACTGAATTTGACTTAGTTGTAGAAATCTCCAAATCTACATTTAGTCTTTAAACCTTTGAAAGACAGATTTTAAGAAGATTCGTCATCGTTACTGTtatttaccatttattgaacaacCAGTGTCCTAAATGGTTTACAAAGCTTACCTCATTTTGACATCACAGCCTTGTGAGATGGTTATGACCACCATTTTTATTTAAGGGGACAAGCAGAAATGGTTTCAGTTTTTGAAAGAAACTGTAGATTTATGCAGAGAAGGAGGTGAGACTTGGCTGAACCATGTCGATCCTAACTGAAACCCCACCACCTCTGGTTCCAGTTAAGTCAGAGTGTGGAAAGAAGCATCTCAAACTGAAACTTGCTCTAACTTCCCTAAAGTTCTTTCAGGACCCAGTATTATTGCCCCATCTTACAGTTAGTGAAATTGAAGTACAGAGAGTTTGAGTGTGGACACACAACTAGAGGTGGCAAAGCCAGAACTGAAACTCAGGCCTGTCCAACGGCAAAATCCATGCCTTTCCCACACCTAAGCACTGTCTCTTTCAAGTTTTAGTTCTTTTGCATGCATTGCTGAATTTGTATAGTTagtataattgttattttttgtcattgttttctttGGCCTTTGCCTTTTTATAACTTGTCCTATTTACTCAAATATCTGTATTTTGAGCTATGGTAGCTGAATCTCTGGAAATAAATGTTAATCAGGTCTTCTCAGATCGATGAATAAGTTggcatatatgaaggaaagaattGAATGTATAGTTTCcttagtttcctttttaaaagtagattgtAATACCTTTAAAGACATTAAGCAAATATAGCCAGTTTTCCCGTGTCAGAAGGTAGatattttcaatattaacatTGTATATGTCATAACCCAGTCTGGTATGCACTTCTGAGACACACAAGCCCAAGGCCACTAACAGTGCAATATAGCTTGATATAAGATTTAGAaaacctgggccgggcgcggtggctcaaacctgtaatcccagcactttgggaggccgagacgggcggatcacgaggtcaggagatcgagaccatcctggctaacacggtgaaaccccgtctctactaaaaatacaaaaaaaactagccgggcgaagtggcgggcacctgtagtcccagctactggggaggctgaggcaggagaatggcgtaaacctgggaggcggagcttgcagtgagctgagatccggccactgcactccagccccggcgacagagtgagactctgcctcaaaaaaaaaaaaaaaaaaaaaaagatttagaaaacCTGATtctaggcctggcgcagtggctcacacctgtaatcccaggactttgggaggccgagggggggcagatcaccccatcaggagttcgagaccagcctgaccaacatggagaaaccccatctctactaaaaataaaaaaaattagctgggtgtggtggcgcatggctgtaatcccagctacttcggaggctgaggcaggagaatcgcttgaacctgggaggcggaggttgcagtgagctgagattgcaccattgcactccagcctgggcaacaggaatgaaactccgtcttaaaacacacacacacacacacacacacacacacacacacacacggaaaacCTGATTCTAGTCCCAGATCTGCCAATAATTAACCATGACCCTGAATAATTAACTGTGAAACCTCAATCCCTCACTTGCTGTTCTGCTTTCTCACCTCTAAAAGGGGAGGTTGGACATGTAAAAGTATGCAGTTCAGTGAGTCTTCCTTCCCTTGAAAGCAGGGAGCTCATATGTATAGAGGATATGTGAGCTTTCTTCAGTGGCAGGATGACACGAGGCTCTTCTGAATGAGCTAGCCAGATTCTGCTTCTCTGATCATATGCCAAGTGATGAAAGGTCATCCCCATAGTAGATAAACCATGTGTACAGATGAGGCTCATGGTCGATGATTTGTCCCCAGCAAATGACATTTACTTTGGAGGTGACTAAAGCAGGAAAGCAGAAGAGTAAATCCACATGCTGATGATATGATACAGCACCTGAGAGTCAAAGTTCTGTTCATCTAAACATCTTTACAGGCTAGTGCATGTAGGCACTAGATCTAGTACGCTCTTTGATACTGCAGTTGTAACCCACAAAAGGTTCAACCTTTTGTATATTAACAAATACTTTGATAAAAATTACGTTGCTTTCAAAGGGATATGGctagagaaaaaattttaattaaaatataataaagaataatgTTACTCACGTTGTATTTTTACCAGTAAATTTTCTTTGAACTGAATACCCATTGATCTCACTTAAATTTCTGATCTGTTTAATGTACAATGAAGTCTAAACCTTTCAAATTATCCCTTATGTTAAGTGGCATTATTTAACTCAAAATCAATGTTTTTTTATAAGTTTTACAAAAATTGAATCACCAGTTTTTATCAATAATAAATGTTACCAACTATTGCTCTTATCTGTATGAATTTCCTTTTGAAGCTATTATCTCTATCAGCCACTATTTTCACAGGCCAAATTCTGCACTTTCCAACCATCCCATTTATGAACTTTACCATTTACCAATggtctttgttcattttattctgaaaattatttgtaCCTGTAAAATTCATTATAAATTAGATAAAAGACtgatcatttgtatttatttccaaACTAATCTATGAAAACAATGGGAGCAATTGCCCTTGAATATTCTAAGACCGCTCTGTTCCCCAGGACTGATATGTTATTAATCCAGTTCTTCTCTATACTTCTAACTACACTGCATAATACAGACTAAAGGTTCATATTCTCAGTAgagcaaagagaaaagaacacTTTGAAATGATGTGGACAAAATGTCTTGTTTCCAATATGTAGATgcaaagtgaaaagaaacaaaatactagGACCAATTATGTCACGTAACCCACAAAAATTCACCTTATTCATTCACTGAACAGTAAGTTTTTGAGCACCTCCAATGTGCCCAGTAGTGTTCTAGACACTAGGGATACAGGgtaggagaagaaaaaacaaagaagtttttttctcttgcggagcttacattctaatggagaaagacagataataaataatttcaggTATTGGTATAGCTTGTGTGGGACAAGAAGACTGAGAGTAGTTAAGGCAGTACAGTCTGTCTTTAGTGGGATAGTCAGAGAAGCCCTATTGGAGAAGACGACATTGAGATGAAGtttgaaagatgaaaagagatTCATCTAAATGAACCTGACTAAACAGATATGACAGTCTGAGAAGAGGATTCCTAAAAGTAACTGATCTAGTggtttctaagcattttattgatcatgcatcttattttttaaaatttggggcACATACCCAtgataaatgtgtatttatttatgaacAAATTAGAAGTTATTTATTGCTATAATAATAATGCATCACAAACCATCCTGAAACTCAATGGCTTAAAACATTGAGCATTTATTTAGCCCATGAATTTAAAAGTCAGCATTTACTCTGATTTCAACTAGAAGGTTCTTCTCTTTCATGAGGCTGTTGTTACTCATTCACATGCCTGATGGTCAGCTGGCATGAAGGGAGAGACTAGTCCACTAGCAGACCTCTGCATTCCTCTAGCAGACCCCAGCAGCCACAAGTCCATGGCTGTGGCAAAGAATAAGAGAGAGAATGCAAGCCGCATCACTCAAACACTTCATAAGCTTCTGTTCATGGCATTTGCTCAGCCCATTGGCCAGagtaagtcacatggccaagctgCAAGTCAAAGGGCAGGGCAGCTTAGCCCACCCACCATAGGAAGGCACTGCAAAGTTATATGGCAAACAGCTTGGATACAGAAAGATGTAAAGAATTAGTTCTAATAATGCAATCTTTCTCCTGCAGTAATATGTAACTGCTCAAATATAGTATACATATCAGAAAACATATACTCACAAATTGAAACTTTAAAgatgagataaagaaaaatagaactgGCATTTTATTTCACCATTCTGGGGCTGTATCCTTTGTGAAATATTCATCCCATATTACAGAGTTTCTCTTATccattcttttatgtatttttcgtACTTTCAGACAATGCCAAATCTGACTTGCTTTTAATAACTTTTCTTCTCTCTATGCCAAGGATCCTGCAAACTTTCTCTGTAACTCAAGTCAGGgatttaagaaaaatacagtaattttcATTATTGTGAATTCTCCTGCAGCTGCAAAACAAATCCCTCCTGGACACTTATGTCTACAAATGTTCATGTATCAGGATGTAAGATAGACCTGTCtttttcatctgtcaaatggaagTTATTTGTGAGCACTAATGTAATAGGAAACATATGTAAACTGCTAGCCTGTAGTAAGTCTGCAATAAATAGAAGCTACCATACCTGACTAGTTGATAGTCTTTATCACATGGAAGCAATAACCTTTGCTTCCACATTCatttgggaagaaaataaaacagaaatgattcTTCTTCtactgaggaaaagaaagagcctataaaacatacaaaaaggtCAGCTGTTCCCTCATGGGAGAACTTCTGAGAGTCCAGATAAACAGGCCCACGCCTAAAGCAGCTCCAGCCATCTTGGGGCTCTCTGGATCGCCTGGGGGTAGGAAATGCAAGGCACAGCTAAACAAGAACAATGGGCTCTATGATGAAGCTATAATCATTGGCCTCCTCTGTGCgtatggttttttctttttcttttttttttagcctcaacatattaccacatttttttctttttttgggggggggtggttggggggtggggggcgggtaTGTTTTTAAGTAGAAAAGAGTAAGTAGATTTTGAATGAACCATTTCCTTCTGAGTTTTCCAGGGCAAGTTAAAGGGCAAGTTAAAGCTGTAGAAACCAAATAGAAAACTATGGCATGAACTCATTCCTTCAAAAACTaacttctcaaaaagaaaatttatctcTAGTTGAGGCACCAGATAATTTTGTCCCAGAGACCTTGTTCCCATCTTTGTTTTCCTAAAGTGTGCTTTCATTACCTTGCCAATAGGTGGCACTTACAAGATCactgaaattgttttatttttgttcattgattGCTTTGAGGAAacccatttgaaaaataaattaggttGAAGTCAGGAAAACAGATACCAAGGTGAATATTTCAAACAGGGAATTTAATACAGGGAAATAGTTGTTAGaagactagaaggaaaaaaaaaaaaaaggctggaaaagcagaaagagaaaactgagataaTCCAGAGATTGGTAACTGCAGGGAATAGCTATTGGCCCTAGAACTGGGAGAATAAATGGGAAAAGGTATTGCTACCAGAAGCTAAGAGTCCAGAGGAGGGGCCTCTGTGTAGCTGTTGCAGGGACTCCTAAATTGGCACGATGAGGCTGATGCCAGGAATGCCAAAACATGCCTGAACCATAGCTATTGGCTGCAATTGGAGGAATGACAGCAGAAACCAGAGGCAGGATTAGAGACCCTTATGTCCTCATACCATCGTCCAGTCTCTCATAGGCAGAATATAATTAGAAGACAGTGGGCAAGAgaatctgggaaatgtagtttgcaGACTCCCAGTTCTGgaattatagaataaaatacagaaggGTATCAGGCTTGGGACTGAGAGACAACATATAAATATCTGGCACAGAAAGTAGTAGAGTTCTAGCTCCTTCAGAAATAGCACAGGAGCTATAGACAGGGTAAAGGCTCTTAGGCATTGTTACTACTTTTGATCTTATGGATTCCCAATTTTGGAGTGGTCTCCTTTTATGTCTTTAAAGTATGTTCCTCATGTTAGCAAATATGATGTGAGTGGAACATGACAGAATTGTTGAGGGCAGGGAGAAATGCAAGGaagatgaggatgtggagagcATCATTATTGCGCACCTTTCTGTGGATAGATTAATAGATCTCAAACTTACATTTGTGGTTTTGCTTTAGCTGTGCACACCTACCCTTTACTGTACCATTTACAAACATGTCAGAACTGTAATATACAGATGAGGGTTGTTGTTCTCTTGAAGGTAGTCACCCATGACCTTGTTCTAACAGTGCTTCCACTGATCAAGACATTCTTTGAATTCCATGAGGAATTACCTTCAGAGTTTGTGACACATCCACTTGCTTCTTTGTAATGTTGCtaaatctttatctttttaaggctagattcaat is a window encoding:
- the KCNV2 gene encoding potassium voltage-gated channel subfamily V member 2, translating into MLKQSERRRSWSYKPWNTTENEGSQHRRSVCSLGAHSGSQASIQGWTEGNYNYYIEEDEDGEEDQCKDDLAEEDQRAEEVTTAKPEGPSDLPALLSTLNVNVGGHSYQLDYCELASFPKTRLGRLATSTSRSRQLSLCDDYEEQTDEYFFDRDPAVFQLVYNFYLSGVLLVLDELCPRCFLEELGYWGVRLKYTPRCCRICFEERRDELSEQLKIQRELRAQAQVEEAEELFRDMRFYGPQRRRLWNLMEKPFSSVAAKAIGVASSIFVLVSVVALALNTVEEMQQHSEQDEGGPDLRSILEHVEMLCIGFFTLEYLLRLASTPDLRRFARSALNLVDLVAILPLYLQLLLECFTGEDHQRGQTVGSVGKVGQVLRVMRLMRIFRILKLARHSTGLRAFGFTLRQCYQQVGCLLLFIAMGIFTFSAAVYSVEHDVPSTNFTTIPHSWWWAAVSISTVGYGDMYPETHLGRFFAFLCIAFGIILNGMPISILYNKFSDYYSKLKAYEYTAIRRERGEVNFMQRARKKIAECLVASNPQPTPRQEN